CAGTTTACGCTGTACGCCTCCACCCGGAAGGGGAACAGACCTTCCTTCATCCGGGCCGCAAGGCCTGAGCACGCCATTCCGCTGTATGAGCTGTTCAAGGAGGAACTGGCGGATTTGCTGGAAGGCCGGGTGCAGAGCGGGGAGTTTGGCGCGGACATGCAGGTTTCCCTGGTCAACGACGGGCCGGTAACCATTTTCATGGACTCCCGGAGCAGGGAGTGAAGGGGAGGGGCTTCATGGCCAAAATAAAAACCCGGAGCTGCCAGGTTATTCATCCTTTAATATGGAATCTTAAAACGCCATCCTCAGCTGTATATTACCGGAAATGCCTTCCCTCTTTCCGGCGTACCCCTTTACGCCCAGATCCAGGAACACCGGTTTCTCCTCTGTCACCCGGAACACCACGCCCGCTTCCAGGGTTCCCGTTCCCCCCTCAGGCTCGGCGCCATTATCTCATTTCCGTACGTTACGGCACGGGACGTTCCGCTGCACTCCCATTCATACCCCACACCCGCATACGGGCGTACTGTGGGTGCGGCTTCATAATGGAACCTCGCCCCTCCCTGGAGACGGTGGGAATCCAGCGTGTGGAATGTTATCTCATCCCCGCCGATAATGGCCCGCTCCTTTCCCACGCGGTTCCACAGGAACCGTGCATAGCCGGTCATGGAAACGGTGCGTGTGAGATTACGGGAAAACGTCACTCCGGCATGGGCTCCGTAATACGGGGAGGAAAGATCATAGCGGGCTCCATTCCCGACTCCATCGGTGAGGTCGCCACTGGAAAAATCCTCCTCCACGGAACCGGTACGGAAAGAAACCTCCAGAGCCACACCGCGAAGACCGGCGTTGCTCATATCCCAGCGTGCTAGCAGACCGCCGCCATGATAGGAGGAATCCCCGGAACCTCGCACGGAGGGAGCGTCTTCAAAGGAATCATGGGTGGAATATTTCCCCCAGCCGGTTTCCAGGAAAGCGCCCAGCACGAGGGGCGTTGCCTCCGGTATGGAAGAGGAAACCCCAGCCAGGGCGGAAAACCCTGAAAGATCCACATGGGAGCCGGTATCGTAGTGGGAATGGCCGCCGGCCATGGCGAAGAAGGTTTCCGGCCGGGTGGTGCAGCTGCCGCTCATGGCGGCCAGGGCGGCATTGTTGACACCAAGGGAGGCGACAAGATCGGCCGCCTGGCTGGTCAGGGCGAGGGGGACGATGCGTCCCTCGGAAAGAGCCTTGGCCTGGGGGTTGAGGGAGGAGGAAACAACAGTGGCATTGACGAGGTTGCCGTCAATGGAATAGAGGAGTTCATACTGCATGGCGACGCCGGAAATGGAGGAGTTTTCCAGCGTAAGGCCGTTGGCGTTGAAATCAACGCCGTCGTTGGCACGGATGAGAGAGAATGATTGTCCCGGAGCGACGTTGCCCCAATTGCCAACGGAGATGGAAAGAGAAGCGCCCTTGAGGGTAGTTTCATTCCCATGAAGGATGATGACGGGAGCGTCATCACCGGGATTCGGGAGAGAGGAAATGAAGAGGACAACACGCTCGAAGTTGCAGAAGTTGCCGACGTTGCCGGAGAAGTTGTCCAGAATGAGCGTGTTGTCGGTAACGACCTTGGATTTGTCATTGGAGTGACCTCCGTAAATGATGGAGTTTTCGGAGAATTGGATGGAAGAACCTTTCAATGTAACAGAGTTGCCTGTCACGTCTCCGGCCAGGGAAAAACCGCCGAGCACAAGATTTTCTATCTTTCCTCCCGAGATGGTGACAGAATTGCCCGTTACAGAACCGGAGGAAGAAAAACCGCCTTGTACATAACCTTTTATCACTCCCCCCGAGACGGTGATGGAGTTGTTGGCCGCCACGCTGGTAGCAGAATAACCGCCACTCACACCAGTTTCCGTTATCTCACCTCCCGAGACGGTGACAGAATTGCCCATCACGGAGAAGTTCTCAGAATAACCGCCATCCACGCCACCTACCCTTATCGTCCCACCTGAGATGGTGACAGAGTTATTCATCACATTTTCCCGAATGGAGATATCATTGCCAAACACAAAAGTGATGGCATCCCCTCCATCATTGATAAAGACTTCGTTCCCCGAGGCGCTGCCTTCCGGAAATAGGCTGTTGGGCCAATAAGAGCCACCGTCACCATTTGGGCGTGTCGGCTTCAGTTCGTCTCCCGGATAAACAATGGTTTTGCCAAGGCCGGATACAGCTCCCCCAGCCGTTGTTCCGAGGATGATCATACAGATAATGTTGGTTAAGCAGGTACACTTCATGTTTTTTTGATTTTATTTGAAATAAAAGAACCCATTATGAACTGCAGAATAATTAACGGATTATCAGTCCGTTTGAAAATAAAGGCCCGGGAAAACCCGTAAATTCAGCTACTTACGGGGCTGGATAAAAATGCTTCCCGGCTTGAATAAAAATCCAGAACACCTCAAAGGTTACATTGTTAGAACCTTTGATTGACAGCGGACTGATAATCCGCCGGGATAGGGATATGAAGCAAATTCCGGAACCCGAAACGGTCCGAATGCAGGTGGAAAGAATGTGTTTCCGGAATAGAGGAGGAGATGGGCTTTAGGAGAGACGGCGGTCTTCCATGTTGCCGTAACACTTGATTTCCTTGCCACGAGACAATGGGGAAATAGTTATCCGGTATTTCATCATTGGCTCAAGCAGGGCACTTGCCATGAAAAAAGCTCCCGGCAGCCAATGAGGCAGCCGGGAGCTTGTGTGTGGTGTTTGAAATGAAGGACCGCTTAGTAGGCCAAGCCTTCCTTGGTGTTGGCCACGATGAAGTCGCGGTTGAGGCGGGCGATGTTGTCCACGCTCACGCCCTTGGGGCAGGCGGCTTCACATTCATACTGGTTCGTGCAGTTGCCGAATCCTTCCGCTTCCATCTGCTTCATCATGGACAGGACGCGCTTGGTGCGTTCCGGCTGTCCCTGCGGCAGCAGATTGAGGTGGGCGATCTTGGCGGACGTGAACAGCATGGCGGAGGCGTTCTTGCAGGAGGCCACACAGGCGCCGCAGCCGATGCAGGCGGCGGCGTCAAAGGCGGCTTCAGCCTTCACTTTTTCCACGGCGATGTTGTTGGCGTTCGGCGCGGAGCCGGTGCGCACGTCAATGTAGCCGCCGGCGGCGATGATGCGGTCCAGGGCGGAGCGGTCCACCATGAGGTCCCGCAGGATCGGGAAGGCCTTCGCGCGGAAGGGTTCGATCCAGACGGTATCGCCGTCCTTGAACTTGCGCA
This DNA window, taken from Akkermansia muciniphila, encodes the following:
- a CDS encoding succinate dehydrogenase/fumarate reductase iron-sulfur subunit, whose translation is MAKTLNLTLKVWRQENREAKGRIETYAAKDIPEDASFLEMLDIVNEDLVKEGKEPIHFDHDCREGICGMCSLTINGIPHGPERQVTTCQLHMRKFKDGDTVWIEPFRAKAFPILRDLMVDRSALDRIIAAGGYIDVRTGSAPNANNIAVEKVKAEAAFDAAACIGCGACVASCKNASAMLFTSAKIAHLNLLPQGQPERTKRVLSMMKQMEAEGFGNCTNQYECEAACPKGVSVDNIARLNRDFIVANTKEGLAY